The region GTCGGCCGTCCGCAGCGTCGTGACCCACCCCGGCGGGGCGCTCGACGGCCTCACCCCGGCCCGACCGGCCGTGCACGCCGGCCGGTCGGCGCGCACCCTGCCGGCCGCCCTCCTGCTGCACGGCAAGCACGCCGGCGCGTGGACCTCGGTGCGGGCCGTGCTGGACCCGACCGTCGAGGGCGGCGACCTCTGGGGCCCCCGGTTCCTCGGGTTCCGGGGCCGGCCGCACCGCGAGCGCGTGCGCGGACCGCTGGCCGACCTCGACGCCGCCGCCCGGCTGTGGGCGATCAGCGCCGAACTGACCGGCACCGACCCCGACTTCCCCGCACAGACCGGAGCCCCCCGATGACCCACCACAACGTCGCCGTCGTCGGTGCGGGCCTGAGCGGTCTCACGCTCGCCCGCGTCCTGCACCGCCACGGCGTCGACGCCGCCGTCTACGAACAGGAACCGTCACGGCACACCCGCGCACAAGGCGGGATGCTCGACATCCACGACGACACCGGAGCCGTCGCGCTGCACGCCGCCGGCCTGCACGACGAGTTCCGCGCGCTGGTGCTGCCCAAGGGCCAGGAGACCCGCGTCCTGGACCGGCACGGCGTGGTGCACCTCGCCGAGCAGGACGACGGCACCGGCGACCGGCCCGAGATCGACCGGGGCCACCTGCGCGACCTCCTGCTCGACGCGCTGCCCGCCGGCACCGTCCGCTGGGGCGCGAGAGTCCGCACCGCACAACGGATCGGCGACCACCACGAGGTGACCCTGGCGGACGGCACCACGTTCAGCACCGACCTCCTGGTCGGCGCGGACGGCGCGTGGTCCCGGATCCGGCCGCTCGTCTCCCCCGCGACGCCCGCCTACACCGGTGTGTCCTTCGTCGAACTCGACCTGCCCGACGCCGACGCCCGCCACCCGGCGGCGGCGGCCCTGGTCGGCGGCGGCATGATGTTCGCCCTCGGTGCGGGCCAAGGCTTCCTGGCGCACCGCGAGTCCGGCGGCGACGTGCACGTCTACGCCGCGCTCACCGTTCCCGAGGAGTGGATCGCCGGCGTCGACTTCGCCGACACCGCCGCCGCCAAGGCGGTGCTGCTGGACCGGTTCGCCGACTGGGACGCGAGCCTGCGGGCGGTGATCGCCGACGCCGAGGGCGACCTGGTCCCCCGCCCGATCCACGCCCTGCCGGTCGGCCACCGCTGGGACCACGTCCCCGGCGTGACCCTGCTCGGCGACGCCGCGCACCTGATGTCGCCGTTCGCCGGCGAGGGCGCGAACCTGGCGATGCTCGACGGTGCCGGACTCGGCCTGGCCCTGGCCGCACACCCCGGCGACCCCGACGAAGCCGTCACCGCCTACGAAACCGCGCTGTTCCCGCGCGGCGAGTCCTCCGCCGCGGCCTCTGCCGCAGGGCAGGCCGCCTGCTTCCGCGACGACGCACCGCAGGGCCTGCTCGACCTGTTCGCGGCCCACCGCTGACGCCGGCCCGTTCAAGCAGTTCCACCAGCGCCGAGCCCGGTGCCAGCCAACGAGTTCAGGGTCCAGTCCACCGGATCGGCTGCGCCGCGTCGCGCTGCGACCGGTTCTCCACGCCGAGATCGCGCGTCCGTCCACACGTGACAGCAGGGGTGCCACGCGGGGCACGCCGCACGGCCACCTAACATCCGTGAGGTGACCTCGGAAACATCGCCCGACCTCGCCGCCTTGTTCCCCGACGCGGACGCCCGTCGACCGCTGTCGATCCCGTTGCCGCCGGGGCGGCTGGTGGTGCCCGAGGACGAGGAACGCCCGGTGCTCTGGCTCAGCGACGCGCCTCCGAGGCTCGACCTGTGGCGGCGGTTGCGCGCCGAGCACCCCGAGTCCGGCCTGTGGCCGCTGATGCTGGAACCGCTGCACGACAACGAGGAGTTCCGCCCCTGGGGCGTCGGCGAACTCGCCACGGCCGGGATGTCCTCGCCGGACGGCCACGACGCCGAGGCGCTGCTGTCCCGCTGGTGGGCCGGCCACACCTCGGGCGAGAGCCCCGAGGACGACCAGCGCGGGCTGACCGCGCCGTTCGGCCGGCAGTGGCCGGGCCTGGCCGCACCCTCGGCCGGCACCGCGGACCCCGGCGCGGAGGCCGACGACGTGGCCGAGGTCCTGGGGTCGGTCCTCGACTCGATGCGGCTGGGCCTGGTGGCCGCCGGGCGCGGCGCGGACGCGCTGACCGCCGTCGGCTGGACCGGTCCGGTCAACTACACCGGCGACACGGCCGAGATCTCCGCCGTCGTGCGCGGGTGGGAGGACCGCTTCGGCGCGCGGGTGGTCGGGGTCGGCTTCGCCACGCTGTACCTCAGCGTCGCGAACCGACCGGCCACGATGGAGGACGCGCTCCGCGTCGCCGCCGAGCACTTCGCGTTCTGCCCGGACAACTTCTGGCAGGGCCGCAGGTCCGAGACGCTGACCACCTACGCCGAACGACTCCTGTCCGACGAGGGCTGGACCTTCTGGTGGGACTAGGTCCGTTGCCGCGCAACGGAACGGGGGCGCGGGCGTGGCGCGTCCGGTGGGACGGCGAGCGGACGGCCGCTGTCATGGCCGGGCTGCGCGCTGATCTGGCGCACCGCCGGTCGTCGCCGAAAGCGCCGTTCGACCCGCCCGCGTCCCCGTTCGGCACCACCCCGGGCGGTCTGCTCGACTACCGGGGTCTGCGGTTGACCGAGCCGATCCGGCACGCGCGGGTCGAGGGCGTGGACTTCGCCGCCGGCACGCTCGCCGACGGCGGCCAGTTCGACTCGGACTTCACGTCGTGCGTGTTCGACCAGGCGGTGCTGCGCGGCACGTTCTTGGGCCGTTCGTTCACGCGGTGCTCGTTCCGCGAAGCGAGGTTGGACCGCTGCCGGCTGCCCGCGACGTTCACCGACTGCTCGTTCGCCGGCGCACGTCTGCGGGGCGTGGTCGCGTCCGGTCAGACGTTCACCCGGTGCGATTTCACCGGGGCGCAACTGCACCGCAGCCACTTCGACCACTGCACGTTCATCGACTGCTCGTTCGACGGCATCACGACCGGCCTCGCCTCGATGGGCGGCAGCACGTTCGTCGGCGAGGTCGACTTGGGCCTGTTCACCGGCACGGTCCTGGACCACG is a window of Saccharothrix espanaensis DSM 44229 DNA encoding:
- a CDS encoding FAD-dependent oxidoreductase encodes the protein MTHHNVAVVGAGLSGLTLARVLHRHGVDAAVYEQEPSRHTRAQGGMLDIHDDTGAVALHAAGLHDEFRALVLPKGQETRVLDRHGVVHLAEQDDGTGDRPEIDRGHLRDLLLDALPAGTVRWGARVRTAQRIGDHHEVTLADGTTFSTDLLVGADGAWSRIRPLVSPATPAYTGVSFVELDLPDADARHPAAAALVGGGMMFALGAGQGFLAHRESGGDVHVYAALTVPEEWIAGVDFADTAAAKAVLLDRFADWDASLRAVIADAEGDLVPRPIHALPVGHRWDHVPGVTLLGDAAHLMSPFAGEGANLAMLDGAGLGLALAAHPGDPDEAVTAYETALFPRGESSAAASAAGQAACFRDDAPQGLLDLFAAHR
- a CDS encoding DUF4253 domain-containing protein, which translates into the protein MTSETSPDLAALFPDADARRPLSIPLPPGRLVVPEDEERPVLWLSDAPPRLDLWRRLRAEHPESGLWPLMLEPLHDNEEFRPWGVGELATAGMSSPDGHDAEALLSRWWAGHTSGESPEDDQRGLTAPFGRQWPGLAAPSAGTADPGAEADDVAEVLGSVLDSMRLGLVAAGRGADALTAVGWTGPVNYTGDTAEISAVVRGWEDRFGARVVGVGFATLYLSVANRPATMEDALRVAAEHFAFCPDNFWQGRRSETLTTYAERLLSDEGWTFWWD
- a CDS encoding pentapeptide repeat-containing protein, with amino-acid sequence MGLGPLPRNGTGARAWRVRWDGERTAAVMAGLRADLAHRRSSPKAPFDPPASPFGTTPGGLLDYRGLRLTEPIRHARVEGVDFAAGTLADGGQFDSDFTSCVFDQAVLRGTFLGRSFTRCSFREARLDRCRLPATFTDCSFAGARLRGVVASGQTFTRCDFTGAQLHRSHFDHCTFIDCSFDGITTGLASMGGSTFVGEVDLGLFTGTVLDHVRHDPAPPGTRPPSAP